One Fuerstiella marisgermanici DNA window includes the following coding sequences:
- a CDS encoding alpha/beta fold hydrolase: protein MTADRILHADEVPETLRRRAAARTGFEDEYPFESHWIETEGRVLHYVDEGTGPVLLMVHGNPTWSFAWRGLVKRLSSEYRVIVIDHLGCGFSAKPQEDVYTLDQHIQRLVSLVECLELSDITLFAHDWGGAIGMGCAGRLPERFRRFVLMNTGAFRSTRIPLRIAACRIPLLGSLGMRGLNLFSLAALKMASEKPLTAAAKAGLIAPYDNWANRVAVKEFVHDIPLRPSHRSYATLEAVEDGLAQFLDHPMLLVWGMQDWCFTPHFYNEFCERFPKAVRHPIADAGHYVFEDALEELLTASQQFLADTQI from the coding sequence TTGACTGCTGACCGAATTCTTCACGCTGACGAAGTCCCTGAAACCTTGCGCCGACGAGCGGCCGCTCGAACGGGATTCGAAGACGAATACCCGTTTGAATCTCACTGGATTGAAACCGAAGGCCGCGTGCTGCACTACGTCGACGAAGGCACAGGCCCGGTGCTGCTGATGGTGCATGGCAATCCCACTTGGAGTTTCGCCTGGCGGGGCTTGGTGAAACGGCTTAGCAGCGAATATCGAGTCATCGTGATCGACCATCTGGGGTGCGGTTTTTCTGCAAAGCCGCAGGAAGATGTCTACACGCTGGACCAACATATTCAACGACTCGTGTCGCTTGTGGAATGTCTGGAGCTCAGCGATATCACACTGTTCGCTCATGACTGGGGTGGAGCCATCGGGATGGGCTGCGCCGGTCGGCTGCCCGAACGCTTTCGACGTTTCGTACTGATGAACACGGGCGCGTTTCGCAGCACTCGAATTCCGCTTCGTATCGCGGCCTGCCGCATTCCGCTGTTGGGTTCACTGGGCATGCGAGGCTTGAATCTGTTTTCGCTGGCGGCGTTGAAAATGGCGAGTGAAAAACCGCTGACCGCGGCTGCGAAGGCTGGACTGATCGCTCCGTACGACAACTGGGCGAACCGCGTGGCGGTGAAAGAGTTCGTTCATGATATTCCATTGCGGCCGTCGCATCGCAGTTACGCCACACTGGAAGCCGTTGAGGACGGCCTGGCTCAGTTTTTGGACCATCCGATGCTTTTGGTGTGGGGAATGCAGGACTGGTGCTTCACGCCTCACTTTTACAACGAGTTCTGTGAACGGTTTCCGAAGGCCGTCCGGCATCCGATCGCCGACGCCGGACACTACGTCTTTGAAGACGCGTTGGAAGAATTGTTGACGGCGTCGCAGCAGTTTCTGGCAGATACGCAGATCTGA
- a CDS encoding 2-phosphosulfolactate phosphatase: MPKRSLRVHLLPKLFEPAEIAGGVAVIVDVLRASTTISFALANGAAAVVPCETVETAQQVRASAEQGHCLLGGERGGLKIEGFDLSNSPDDYVRSIVEGRLIGFTTTNGTMALLRANQADVVMIGSFVNLSAVADRILADSRPIHIVCAGTNGQISGEDVLFAGALAERLTDTESCSPCDSADIAISHWRQEYGDGSRQAIETALRRSQGGRNLIDLKYDKDITTAAMVDELSNVGVLADDGRLR, from the coding sequence ATGCCGAAACGTTCTTTGCGTGTCCATTTGCTGCCGAAGCTGTTCGAACCTGCCGAGATCGCCGGGGGCGTCGCAGTGATTGTGGATGTTCTGCGAGCGTCCACCACCATTAGCTTTGCCCTGGCCAACGGAGCGGCGGCAGTTGTCCCGTGCGAAACGGTAGAAACCGCGCAGCAGGTGCGTGCATCGGCGGAACAGGGCCACTGCCTGCTCGGCGGCGAACGTGGCGGTTTGAAAATCGAAGGATTCGATCTGAGCAATTCGCCGGACGATTACGTTCGTTCTATCGTGGAAGGCAGGCTGATCGGTTTCACCACGACCAACGGGACAATGGCGTTGCTGCGAGCCAACCAGGCCGATGTCGTGATGATCGGCTCGTTTGTGAATCTTTCTGCGGTCGCGGACAGAATTCTGGCCGACAGCCGCCCGATCCACATTGTGTGCGCGGGCACGAACGGACAGATTTCCGGCGAAGACGTGCTGTTCGCGGGCGCCTTGGCAGAACGATTAACGGACACAGAATCCTGTTCCCCCTGCGATTCCGCTGATATTGCCATCAGCCATTGGCGGCAGGAATACGGCGATGGTTCGCGGCAGGCGATTGAAACGGCCCTGCGGCGTTCTCAGGGCGGCCGCAACCTGATCGATCTGAAATATGATAAAGACATCACAACGGCGGCGATGGTTGACGAATTATCGAACGTCGGTGTCCTCGCTGACGACGGTCGGCTTCGCTAA
- the mazG gene encoding nucleoside triphosphate pyrophosphohydrolase, with amino-acid sequence MSQQSTPADAADLTADFGRPPDFAQLLPEFQRLCEVIAKLRSPDGCPWDRQQTLASIKPYTLEETYELLEAIDSDDNSAIQEELGDVLLQVILDSQISSDEGRFELVDVVRQIADKMVRRHPHVFGDETAATTDDVKKHWHAAKNAEKSERTSKLDGIPKDLPQLARTYRIAARAASVGYDFPDRRMLFDKLNEEITELAEELFHDGQIPHVPAGITAERIPDEPIDDPGLKQRVESELGDVLFVVGNIARRWGINPEEALRKSNAKFSRRFKAIEAAMKQQDVTMEDASLAQMEDAYQQAKSKE; translated from the coding sequence ATGTCACAACAATCTACACCCGCGGATGCGGCCGATCTCACAGCAGACTTCGGACGCCCTCCGGATTTCGCTCAACTGTTGCCCGAATTCCAGCGGCTGTGCGAAGTCATCGCGAAGTTGCGCTCGCCGGATGGTTGTCCGTGGGATCGGCAGCAGACATTGGCTTCCATCAAGCCATACACGCTGGAAGAAACTTACGAACTGCTGGAAGCGATCGACAGCGATGATAACTCAGCAATTCAGGAAGAACTGGGCGACGTGCTGCTGCAGGTGATTCTGGATTCGCAGATTTCGTCCGACGAAGGGCGATTCGAACTGGTGGATGTTGTTCGTCAGATTGCCGACAAAATGGTCCGCCGGCACCCTCATGTGTTCGGCGATGAAACTGCAGCCACCACCGATGACGTGAAGAAGCACTGGCATGCCGCCAAGAACGCGGAAAAAAGTGAACGGACGTCAAAGTTAGACGGCATTCCCAAAGACCTGCCTCAACTTGCCAGAACCTACCGCATTGCGGCTCGAGCAGCATCGGTGGGCTACGATTTTCCTGACCGTCGCATGCTCTTCGACAAACTGAACGAAGAAATCACAGAGCTGGCCGAAGAGTTATTTCACGACGGCCAGATTCCTCATGTGCCTGCCGGGATCACTGCCGAACGGATTCCTGATGAACCGATCGACGATCCTGGGTTGAAGCAGCGGGTCGAAAGTGAACTGGGCGACGTGCTGTTTGTGGTCGGCAATATTGCGCGACGGTGGGGCATCAACCCGGAGGAAGCGTTGCGAAAGAGTAACGCGAAATTCAGTCGGCGATTCAAGGCGATCGAAGCGGCCATGAAGCAGCAGGATGTGACGATGGAAGACGCATCGCTGGCGCAAATGGAAGACGCTTACCAACAAGCCAAGTCAAAGGAATAG
- a CDS encoding 2-isopropylmalate synthase codes for MSSEQIIIFDTTLRDGEQSPGCSMNTKEKLEVARALVDLNVDVIEAGFPIASPGDFEAVQMIAERFSDRSTICALARSREDDIAKAKAALANAEKRRIHVFLATSAIHREHKLKMDKQQIIERAISSVADAKEFCDDVEFSPEDAARTELDFLCEVVEKTIAAGATTVNIPDTVGYATPNHYFKVISYLKDNVSNIDKAIISTHCHNDLGLAVANSLSAIEAGARQVECTINGLGERAGNAALEEVVMALRTRADFYNVHTNIKTERLFPTSQLVSSITGMKVQRNKAIVGRNAFAHEAGIHQHGVLQERTTYEIMRAEDVGYAGENLVLGKHSGRHAFRDRVKELGFELDDQTFQKTFDDFIALADKKKEIYDSDIIALIDNRMTDAPVRWKLISFHTSAGSAAVPTATLELQCEDQPVLCDAATGDGPIDAVFRALERIIEITARLEDFQVRSVSEGKDALGEVRVTINVLGRPYLGKGVSTDIIEAATAAYLQALNKADADRQAGVVSAAEKLTAKVP; via the coding sequence ATGTCCAGCGAACAGATCATCATTTTTGACACCACTCTGCGTGACGGCGAGCAATCGCCCGGCTGCAGCATGAACACCAAAGAGAAGCTGGAAGTCGCTCGCGCACTCGTCGACCTGAACGTCGATGTTATCGAAGCCGGGTTTCCGATCGCCTCACCCGGCGACTTCGAAGCCGTGCAAATGATTGCCGAACGTTTCAGCGACCGCTCCACAATCTGCGCGCTGGCTCGCAGTCGTGAAGATGACATCGCGAAGGCGAAAGCGGCTCTGGCGAATGCCGAAAAACGACGCATCCACGTTTTTCTGGCGACCAGCGCGATCCATCGTGAACACAAGTTGAAGATGGATAAACAACAGATCATTGAACGAGCGATTTCGTCCGTCGCGGATGCCAAAGAATTCTGTGATGACGTTGAGTTCTCTCCGGAAGACGCGGCTCGTACTGAGCTGGACTTTCTGTGTGAAGTGGTGGAAAAAACGATCGCGGCCGGAGCGACCACCGTCAACATTCCAGATACCGTCGGCTACGCGACTCCTAATCACTACTTCAAAGTGATTTCGTATCTGAAGGACAACGTGTCGAATATCGACAAAGCGATCATCAGCACGCACTGTCACAACGACCTGGGCCTGGCGGTGGCCAACAGCCTGTCCGCGATCGAAGCGGGAGCTCGTCAGGTCGAATGCACGATAAACGGACTGGGTGAACGAGCGGGCAACGCGGCTCTGGAAGAAGTTGTGATGGCGCTGCGGACGCGAGCCGACTTTTACAACGTGCACACCAACATCAAAACGGAGCGGCTGTTTCCGACCAGCCAGTTGGTGTCATCCATCACGGGCATGAAGGTTCAACGGAACAAGGCGATCGTCGGGCGGAACGCGTTCGCTCACGAAGCCGGCATTCATCAGCACGGCGTGCTGCAGGAACGGACCACGTATGAAATCATGCGAGCTGAAGACGTGGGCTACGCTGGTGAAAACCTGGTGTTGGGCAAGCACAGCGGCCGGCATGCGTTTCGAGATCGCGTGAAGGAACTGGGCTTTGAACTGGACGACCAGACGTTCCAGAAGACCTTCGACGACTTTATCGCTCTGGCCGACAAGAAGAAGGAAATTTACGATTCCGACATCATCGCTCTGATCGATAATCGCATGACCGACGCGCCGGTTCGCTGGAAGCTGATTAGCTTTCACACGTCTGCTGGTTCGGCGGCTGTTCCCACGGCGACACTGGAACTGCAGTGCGAAGATCAGCCCGTGCTGTGCGATGCAGCCACAGGCGACGGGCCGATTGATGCCGTGTTCCGAGCGTTGGAACGCATTATCGAAATCACCGCGCGGCTGGAAGATTTTCAGGTGCGTAGCGTGTCGGAAGGCAAGGATGCGTTGGGTGAAGTGCGAGTCACCATCAACGTGCTGGGCCGTCCTTACCTGGGCAAGGGCGTCAGTACCGATATCATCGAAGCCGCCACGGCTGCGTATCTGCAGGCGTTGAACAAGGCCGACGCTGACCGACAGGCTGGCGTGGTTTCTGCGGCTGAGAAGCTGACGGCGAAAGTGCCGTAG
- a CDS encoding sugar nucleotide-binding protein, which translates to MDRVVILGADSPAGEALVNQLADKFHVTGLWFKQPVNRTDIATSRIDQARLDKEIQLADTVYFCGGASRSSWDAGFGNFTAEEQWLAACVDRSAEAGAGLIYVSSDAAFNGPWVFHDDDAACDLSCELGAKLHEMEELVASHPDHLIIRTNVVGMTIGRGHFVDDVLSGLQNGQVRRIPADTFSTPISEEGFALAAAECGMAETAGVINVGGAERTTPFRFASLLARQLGHDADLLAPAIANGPTSERSLRCSRLRCELNIAAPLLSETIEQVCAGIVERTFHAAAA; encoded by the coding sequence ATGGATCGCGTTGTCATTTTGGGGGCCGATTCGCCAGCCGGTGAAGCCCTCGTCAATCAACTGGCGGACAAATTTCATGTGACCGGATTGTGGTTCAAACAGCCCGTCAACCGAACCGACATTGCTACCAGCCGAATCGATCAGGCACGGCTGGATAAGGAAATCCAGCTGGCCGACACAGTGTATTTTTGCGGCGGTGCCTCCCGCTCGTCTTGGGATGCAGGTTTCGGTAACTTTACAGCAGAAGAACAGTGGCTCGCGGCGTGCGTCGACCGATCTGCCGAAGCGGGCGCCGGCCTGATTTACGTGTCCAGCGACGCAGCGTTCAACGGGCCGTGGGTTTTCCACGACGACGACGCAGCCTGCGATCTGTCATGTGAATTGGGCGCGAAGCTGCATGAGATGGAAGAACTGGTAGCCAGCCACCCGGACCATTTGATCATTCGCACCAACGTTGTTGGCATGACGATCGGGCGAGGTCACTTTGTGGATGACGTTCTAAGCGGCCTTCAGAACGGGCAAGTCAGACGCATTCCAGCTGACACTTTCAGCACACCGATTTCGGAGGAAGGATTCGCGTTAGCCGCCGCCGAATGTGGCATGGCCGAAACGGCGGGCGTCATTAACGTCGGCGGCGCCGAACGCACAACTCCATTCCGTTTTGCATCGTTGCTGGCAAGACAACTTGGGCATGACGCAGACCTGCTGGCCCCCGCTATTGCGAACGGTCCTACCAGCGAACGGTCACTACGCTGTAGTCGATTGCGCTGTGAACTGAACATTGCCGCTCCGCTGCTAAGCGAAACTATCGAACAGGTCTGCGCTGGTATTGTTGAGCGAACATTCCATGCGGCCGCTGCTTAG
- a CDS encoding c-type cytochrome domain-containing protein, translated as MSFSKAPIFALIFSLTVTTAFGADEKINFEDHIKPIFRTKCFSCHNTNKMTADLDLSNYTAMMQGGGSGAVIEPGAPDDSYLFMVINHDSEPYMPPNSDKIADDMIQTVRKWIEAGAPETSSSKVMLPKKPKVNLSVNVSAGARPEGPAPLPDVLGLEPVVHTSATTAVSAIATSPWAKLVAVAGQKQVVLYSSETLQPLGVLPFPEGQARVLKFSRNGALLLAGGGHGASKGLAVVWDIRTGERIMQVGDELDEVLAADISADQSLIALGGPGKVVRVYNTATNELAYEITKHTDWIYGLEFSPDSVLLATADRAGGLHVWESFTGREYLTLTGHKGAINAVSWRIDSNVLASASEDVTIKLWEMEQGKNIKSWNGHGGGTLSVEFCRDGRVVSSGRDKVAKIWDQNGKQLLAYEAFSDLAVQVSHCDETDRVIAGDWTGEVRVWTAADGKRVGNLTTNPPTLEVRLQQAEGQIAPLTAKLAEARTAFDAASAAKAAHVATIEKAKQAHAVAVKTVADQQAALKASQAQLAASQKTQTETQARLAALQKAVPQLKNAAEKAATVSGMMQDDAELKKAVAELQAQVTQRTAELEQTTAAAEKVTAEVAIITKAIAATTEQVAASTKQVEAQQANVDKQVAALKPFDDKLAAAQSVVNSAQDTINKATADVQRWQQYIALRDELKLLREKRAAKEQVELASLEAKAMLEEKQALVAKADADVKAKAQAIAESQQKVAALTAEVVASEKTIAIVTQSVGQHEQALPILKAAVEQVKAVSGMLPADADVKNSAAALEKSAAAKVADLANLKTQLADVTAKMAAAKAEMATMTTQIAAVQKEMAAQMEMQTKLTAEVAPIQEQATAAQAKLTAAEAELQKAQALVDARKDQLRPQLQITQAAAN; from the coding sequence ATGAGCTTTTCCAAAGCCCCAATCTTTGCCTTGATCTTCAGCCTGACGGTGACAACCGCCTTTGGTGCGGATGAGAAAATCAATTTCGAAGATCACATCAAACCGATCTTCCGGACGAAGTGTTTTTCGTGTCACAACACGAACAAGATGACGGCCGACTTGGACCTGTCGAACTACACGGCCATGATGCAGGGTGGCGGCAGCGGTGCAGTGATCGAACCGGGGGCTCCCGACGACAGCTACCTGTTTATGGTGATCAACCATGACAGCGAACCTTACATGCCGCCGAATTCTGACAAGATCGCGGACGACATGATCCAAACGGTCCGCAAGTGGATCGAAGCAGGTGCGCCCGAAACGTCTTCCAGCAAAGTGATGCTGCCAAAGAAGCCAAAGGTCAATCTTAGTGTTAACGTTTCAGCAGGTGCTCGCCCGGAAGGCCCGGCCCCATTGCCCGACGTGTTAGGGTTGGAACCTGTCGTTCATACTTCTGCCACCACAGCCGTGTCTGCCATCGCGACCAGCCCGTGGGCAAAGTTAGTCGCCGTCGCCGGTCAAAAGCAGGTCGTTCTGTACAGCAGCGAAACGTTGCAGCCGCTGGGCGTGCTGCCATTCCCGGAAGGTCAGGCGCGAGTTTTGAAGTTCAGCCGTAACGGAGCCTTGTTGCTGGCTGGCGGTGGGCATGGAGCATCAAAAGGCCTTGCCGTTGTGTGGGACATTCGCACGGGCGAACGCATCATGCAGGTTGGCGACGAACTGGACGAAGTTCTTGCCGCCGACATCAGCGCAGACCAGTCACTGATTGCGTTGGGCGGCCCGGGAAAAGTTGTCCGAGTCTATAATACAGCGACAAATGAGCTCGCTTACGAAATTACAAAACACACGGACTGGATCTATGGTCTGGAATTCAGCCCGGACAGCGTATTGCTGGCAACGGCGGATCGAGCCGGCGGGTTGCATGTTTGGGAATCCTTCACCGGTCGCGAATATTTGACACTGACTGGTCACAAGGGTGCCATCAATGCGGTCTCATGGCGCATCGACAGTAACGTGCTGGCTTCCGCCAGTGAAGACGTCACCATCAAGCTGTGGGAGATGGAACAGGGCAAGAATATCAAGTCCTGGAACGGCCACGGCGGCGGAACGCTGTCTGTCGAATTCTGTCGTGATGGTCGAGTGGTCTCATCCGGCCGCGACAAAGTCGCCAAGATCTGGGACCAGAACGGTAAGCAGCTGTTGGCGTATGAAGCGTTTTCTGACCTTGCGGTTCAGGTGTCTCATTGCGACGAGACTGATCGTGTGATCGCTGGCGACTGGACGGGCGAAGTTCGAGTCTGGACGGCGGCGGACGGTAAGCGAGTCGGAAACCTCACGACAAATCCGCCGACGCTGGAAGTTCGTCTTCAGCAGGCCGAAGGTCAGATTGCACCGCTGACGGCCAAGCTGGCGGAAGCTCGAACGGCCTTCGACGCCGCCTCGGCTGCCAAAGCGGCTCATGTTGCCACTATCGAAAAAGCCAAGCAGGCTCATGCGGTGGCAGTAAAGACCGTCGCCGACCAGCAGGCGGCTTTAAAGGCTTCGCAGGCACAACTGGCTGCGAGTCAGAAAACACAAACGGAAACGCAAGCTCGCCTGGCTGCCCTGCAGAAGGCTGTTCCTCAGCTAAAGAATGCTGCCGAAAAAGCGGCGACCGTTTCCGGCATGATGCAGGACGATGCTGAGCTAAAGAAAGCTGTGGCCGAACTGCAGGCTCAGGTTACCCAGCGAACAGCAGAGCTGGAACAAACGACGGCTGCCGCTGAGAAAGTGACCGCCGAAGTGGCAATTATCACGAAAGCGATCGCGGCCACAACGGAGCAAGTCGCTGCCTCAACCAAACAGGTAGAAGCTCAGCAAGCGAACGTCGACAAGCAGGTCGCCGCATTGAAACCGTTCGACGATAAACTTGCGGCTGCTCAGTCCGTAGTGAATTCCGCACAGGATACCATCAATAAAGCCACAGCCGACGTGCAACGCTGGCAGCAGTACATCGCTTTGCGGGACGAATTGAAGCTGTTGCGAGAAAAGCGAGCCGCAAAAGAGCAGGTCGAGTTAGCGTCGCTGGAAGCAAAGGCGATGTTGGAAGAAAAGCAGGCATTGGTCGCGAAGGCAGACGCAGATGTGAAAGCGAAAGCTCAGGCCATTGCTGAATCGCAGCAAAAAGTCGCAGCCCTGACCGCGGAAGTCGTAGCGTCTGAAAAGACGATTGCCATCGTCACTCAGTCGGTCGGCCAGCACGAACAGGCGTTGCCAATTCTGAAGGCCGCTGTTGAGCAGGTGAAAGCCGTTTCAGGCATGTTGCCCGCCGATGCAGACGTCAAGAACTCAGCCGCCGCACTGGAAAAATCGGCTGCCGCCAAGGTGGCTGATTTAGCCAATCTGAAAACGCAACTGGCAGACGTCACTGCGAAGATGGCAGCGGCCAAAGCCGAAATGGCCACGATGACCACTCAAATCGCGGCTGTTCAAAAAGAGATGGCTGCACAGATGGAAATGCAAACCAAGCTGACGGCTGAAGTCGCTCCGATTCAGGAACAGGCGACTGCAGCTCAGGCAAAGCTGACAGCCGCTGAAGCAGAGCTGCAAAAAGCTCAAGCCCTGGTCGACGCACGAAAAGACCAGCTGCGGCCACAATTGCAGATCACTCAGGCTGCTGCCAATTAG
- a CDS encoding DUF1549 domain-containing protein: protein MKTLRLFLTPLMFAVVVAPASADEAPKPASIIVSPTDIDLSSARDRQSLLVQAVMPNGLTFDVTDKATLVVENPAFIKQDGQTFHPVADGVTKVAVSYAGHAVDVPVKVANSTVNPPLSFRLDVMPVFMKTSCNNGSCHGAARGKDGFALSLFGFDPAGDHHRITREIPGRRINLALPEESLLVEKAAGLVPHTGGKRFDVGGEKYNTLVRWLKEGAPDDPKPAEVPKVVEVELFPKTAVLDGDGETQRLTVRAKYSDGTDRDVTSLAYFSSNNETAAEITQEGIVTGRERGEAFIMARFDTHTVGSNFIVLPKGLKYEDPKTPEFNYIDTLVHNKLRKLRITPSEVCSDPQFLRRVFIDITGTLPSAEEHEQFLADTDPQKREKVVDQLLQRKEFVDIWVMKWAELLQVRTITNRVAKKPMLRYFNWLKEKIASNTPTDVMVRELLASKGGTFSDPATNYYQTETETLKVAENAAQVFMGMRIQCTQCHNHPFDRWTMDDYYGFAAFFSQIGRKRAEDPREQIIFNSGRGEVKHPVGGRNMAPKFLGGETPDLKGRDRREVLAEWLASPDNPYFATNLANIVWAHFFGKGIIDQVDDVRVSNPPVNAELLAELGKRFTDYNYDFRRLVRDICTSRTYQLSTQTNPSNETDHTNFAHAELRRLRAEVMLDCITQVTSTVDKFAGLPVGARAVHIADGNTSTYFLTTFGRAKRESVCSCEVQMEPNLSQALHLMNGTTVNSKIQQGGLIPAMLKEGKTPAEVITELYLRCFTRKPTEAEMAKLLAVTAEDENPQQPLEDIFWSLLNSREFLFNH, encoded by the coding sequence ATGAAGACACTTCGACTGTTCTTAACACCCCTGATGTTCGCTGTCGTCGTGGCCCCGGCCTCGGCCGATGAAGCACCGAAGCCAGCATCCATCATCGTGAGTCCCACAGACATTGACCTGTCGTCGGCCCGCGATCGTCAGTCGCTGCTGGTCCAGGCGGTCATGCCAAACGGCCTGACCTTCGACGTCACAGATAAGGCGACGCTGGTTGTTGAGAACCCGGCATTCATTAAACAGGATGGGCAGACGTTTCACCCAGTGGCCGACGGTGTCACAAAAGTGGCTGTCAGCTATGCCGGTCATGCTGTGGACGTTCCCGTGAAAGTCGCGAACTCCACAGTCAACCCCCCGCTCAGTTTTCGTCTGGACGTCATGCCGGTCTTTATGAAGACCAGTTGCAACAACGGCAGTTGCCACGGCGCGGCACGAGGCAAAGACGGCTTTGCACTTTCGTTGTTTGGCTTCGATCCGGCGGGCGACCATCATCGCATCACTCGCGAAATCCCCGGCCGACGCATCAACCTCGCGTTGCCGGAAGAAAGTCTGCTGGTCGAAAAGGCGGCGGGCCTGGTACCTCATACTGGCGGCAAACGATTCGATGTCGGCGGTGAAAAGTACAACACGCTGGTTCGCTGGCTGAAAGAAGGCGCGCCGGATGATCCAAAGCCGGCCGAAGTTCCCAAAGTTGTCGAAGTGGAACTCTTCCCCAAAACCGCGGTCCTCGACGGTGACGGCGAAACGCAGCGTCTGACTGTTCGAGCCAAATATTCGGACGGCACAGACCGCGACGTGACCTCGCTGGCCTACTTCAGTTCCAACAACGAAACCGCGGCCGAGATCACTCAGGAAGGCATCGTGACCGGTCGAGAACGCGGCGAAGCGTTCATCATGGCACGCTTTGACACGCACACGGTTGGCTCTAACTTTATCGTGCTTCCGAAAGGCCTGAAGTACGAAGATCCGAAGACACCAGAGTTCAACTACATCGACACGCTGGTTCATAACAAGCTGCGTAAGCTGCGAATCACGCCGTCTGAAGTCTGCAGTGATCCCCAGTTCTTGCGACGCGTCTTTATTGATATCACGGGCACTCTGCCTTCTGCAGAAGAACACGAACAGTTCCTCGCTGACACCGACCCGCAGAAACGCGAAAAGGTTGTGGATCAGTTGCTGCAGCGAAAAGAGTTTGTCGACATCTGGGTGATGAAATGGGCTGAACTACTGCAGGTTCGCACCATTACAAACCGTGTTGCCAAGAAGCCGATGCTGAGGTACTTCAACTGGTTGAAGGAAAAAATCGCGAGCAACACACCGACTGATGTGATGGTGCGTGAATTGCTGGCCTCGAAGGGCGGCACGTTCAGTGACCCGGCCACCAACTATTATCAAACCGAAACCGAAACGCTGAAGGTCGCCGAAAACGCGGCTCAGGTGTTCATGGGCATGAGAATCCAGTGTACTCAGTGCCACAATCATCCGTTCGACCGATGGACGATGGATGACTACTACGGTTTCGCTGCCTTCTTTTCGCAAATCGGCCGCAAACGTGCCGAGGACCCGCGCGAACAGATCATCTTTAACAGCGGCCGCGGTGAAGTGAAGCATCCCGTTGGCGGACGCAATATGGCTCCCAAGTTTCTGGGCGGCGAAACACCGGATTTGAAGGGCCGCGATCGGCGAGAAGTTCTTGCAGAATGGCTCGCGTCACCGGACAACCCTTACTTCGCCACAAACCTGGCCAACATTGTCTGGGCGCACTTCTTCGGCAAGGGGATCATCGATCAGGTGGATGATGTGCGAGTCAGCAACCCGCCGGTGAATGCCGAATTGCTGGCGGAACTAGGCAAACGGTTCACTGATTACAACTACGATTTCCGTCGTCTTGTTCGAGACATCTGTACGTCGCGCACTTACCAGTTGTCAACTCAGACGAATCCGTCCAACGAAACGGACCACACGAATTTTGCTCACGCCGAACTTCGCCGTTTGCGAGCTGAAGTGATGCTGGACTGTATCACTCAGGTGACGTCGACTGTCGACAAGTTCGCTGGTCTGCCCGTCGGTGCTCGAGCCGTCCACATCGCGGATGGAAATACGTCGACGTACTTCCTCACGACTTTCGGGCGTGCCAAACGCGAAAGCGTTTGTTCATGCGAAGTGCAAATGGAGCCCAACCTGTCACAGGCTCTGCACTTGATGAACGGCACAACCGTGAATAGCAAAATTCAGCAGGGCGGCCTGATTCCCGCCATGCTGAAAGAAGGCAAGACGCCTGCTGAAGTCATCACCGAGTTGTACCTGCGATGCTTTACTCGCAAGCCGACCGAAGCGGAGATGGCGAAGCTGCTGGCGGTGACCGCCGAAGACGAAAATCCTCAGCAGCCGCTGGAGGATATCTTCTGGTCGTTGCTGAATTCACGTGAATTTTTGTTCAATCATTGA